One window of the Rhizorhabdus dicambivorans genome contains the following:
- a CDS encoding SCO family protein yields the protein MNNPTLRPLVAALLAMAALPLSGCGGPPETPPLADARIGGPLTLVDQDGKAVKDSDFAGKYRLIYFGYTFCPDVCPVDVQTIMKGYRLLRQRNPDLAARVQPIFITVDPERDTPAALKAYTNAFPGLVALTGTPAQIAATAKAFAVYYQKIPAKQDKKDPRPPEQFAAEEKNNYLMDHSRTAMLFGPGGEPLALVAQDKGAEAVAGDIERWAR from the coding sequence ATGAACAATCCCACCCTTCGACCGCTGGTCGCCGCCCTGCTGGCGATGGCCGCGCTGCCGCTGTCGGGCTGCGGCGGCCCGCCCGAGACTCCCCCCCTGGCCGATGCCCGGATCGGCGGCCCCCTCACGCTGGTCGACCAGGACGGCAAGGCGGTGAAGGACAGCGATTTCGCCGGCAAATACCGGCTGATCTATTTCGGCTACACCTTCTGCCCCGATGTCTGCCCGGTCGACGTGCAGACGATCATGAAGGGCTATCGCCTGCTCCGGCAGCGCAACCCCGATCTAGCCGCGCGGGTGCAGCCGATCTTCATCACCGTCGATCCCGAACGCGACACCCCCGCCGCGCTCAAGGCCTATACCAACGCCTTCCCCGGCCTCGTCGCGCTGACCGGGACGCCGGCCCAGATCGCCGCCACCGCCAAGGCCTTCGCGGTCTATTACCAGAAGATCCCCGCCAAGCAGGACAAGAAGGACCCGCGCCCGCCCGAGCAGTTCGCGGCCGAAGAGAAGAACAACTATCTGATGGACCATAGCCGCACGGCGATGCTCTTCGGCCCCGGGGGCGAGCCGCTCGCTCTCGTCGCCCAGGACAAGGGCGCCGAGGCGGTGGCCGGCGACATCGAGCGCTGGGCGCGTTGA
- a CDS encoding ankyrin repeat domain-containing protein → MTHKMIRRLILPSFAAVALALAATPAAAQFSDSYNFLNAVRQSDGDKATKALQGNGATLINTRDYTTGETALIITIKRRDLTWSNFMLSRGANPNVKDGKGNTALHFTALLGFPEGAELLLSRGAQVNLGNSSGETPLIIAVQQRNVPLVRILLANGADAKIADRIAGKSARDYAAEDPRGAAVLKLIDENKTVAKPKPKMSGPGL, encoded by the coding sequence ATGACCCACAAGATGATCCGCCGCCTTATCCTGCCGAGCTTCGCCGCCGTGGCGCTGGCGCTCGCCGCCACCCCCGCCGCCGCGCAATTTTCCGACAGCTATAATTTCCTCAACGCAGTCCGCCAGTCGGACGGCGACAAGGCGACCAAGGCGCTGCAGGGGAACGGCGCGACCCTGATCAACACGCGCGACTACACCACCGGCGAGACCGCGCTGATCATCACCATCAAGCGGCGCGACCTGACCTGGTCGAACTTCATGCTGAGCCGGGGCGCCAACCCCAATGTCAAGGACGGCAAGGGCAACACCGCGCTGCATTTCACGGCGCTGCTCGGCTTTCCCGAAGGGGCGGAACTGCTGCTGTCGCGCGGCGCGCAGGTCAATCTCGGCAACAGCAGCGGGGAAACGCCGCTGATCATCGCGGTGCAGCAGCGCAACGTGCCGCTGGTCCGCATCCTGCTGGCCAACGGCGCCGACGCGAAGATCGCCGATCGCATCGCCGGCAAGTCGGCGCGCGACTATGCCGCCGAGGATCCGCGCGGCGCGGCGGTGCTCAAGCTGATCGACGAGAACAAGACCGTCGCCAAGCCCAAGCCCAAGATGTCGGGCCCCGGCCTCTGA
- a CDS encoding winged helix-turn-helix transcriptional regulator, translated as MERDGPVHRTIHPAIPPHVDYRLTAPGETLSEAFGGV; from the coding sequence ATGGAACGCGACGGGCCGGTCCACCGCACCATCCACCCGGCGATCCCGCCCCATGTCGACTATCGGCTGACCGCGCCGGGCGAGACACTGAGCGAGGCATTTGGCGGGGTGTGA
- a CDS encoding DUF7079 family protein encodes MTLSAAEIENRLPLWTALSELFLDTEVDYRRLADAVRMSGFALHDVEIILRSEVFPAFVGAMHPVAGEWIPWDEAEVREIVTRSMAGNRPWFGSMLRKFFFWGMIESQWQKVALLVRDNP; translated from the coding sequence GTGACGCTGTCGGCGGCCGAGATCGAAAACAGATTGCCGCTGTGGACTGCGTTGTCGGAACTGTTTCTGGATACGGAAGTGGATTACCGGCGCCTTGCCGACGCCGTCCGCATGTCGGGATTCGCTTTGCACGACGTTGAAATCATCCTGCGCAGCGAAGTGTTTCCGGCTTTCGTCGGCGCGATGCATCCGGTCGCTGGCGAATGGATACCCTGGGATGAGGCGGAAGTTCGCGAGATCGTGACCCGATCGATGGCAGGAAACCGGCCATGGTTCGGATCGATGCTGAGGAAGTTCTTCTTCTGGGGGATGATAGAGTCCCAGTGGCAGAAGGTTGCTCTCCTGGTCCGCGACAATCCCTGA
- a CDS encoding MmcB family DNA repair protein produces the protein MASAPESLAPMIAADVARGVARLFLQAEMTPLPEVPLGNGRRADIMAIDARGCITIVEIKVSRADLLGDAKWPFYLDYCDRFFWAVPGGFDLSPFETEAFQPGCCGLIVADRYDAAILREPLHRPLPGARRKAETLRFARRAARRLWGELDPFPESCV, from the coding sequence ATGGCCAGCGCCCCCGAGTCCCTCGCCCCGATGATCGCCGCCGATGTCGCGCGCGGCGTGGCGCGGCTGTTCCTCCAGGCGGAGATGACGCCGCTGCCGGAGGTTCCGCTCGGCAATGGCCGCCGCGCCGACATCATGGCGATCGATGCCAGGGGCTGCATCACCATCGTCGAGATCAAGGTGTCGCGCGCCGATCTGCTCGGCGATGCGAAATGGCCCTTCTATCTCGACTATTGCGACCGCTTCTTCTGGGCGGTGCCCGGCGGGTTCGACCTCAGCCCGTTCGAGACCGAGGCGTTCCAGCCCGGCTGCTGCGGCCTGATCGTCGCCGACCGCTACGACGCCGCGATCCTGCGCGAGCCGCTCCACCGCCCGCTGCCGGGCGCGCGGCGCAAGGCGGAGACGCTGCGCTTCGCAAGACGCGCGGCCCGGCGGCTGTGGGGGGAGCTCGATCCGTTTCCGGAGAGCTGTGTGTGA
- a CDS encoding DUF1491 family protein: MTEPRPATGLLVSALIRRIEAEGGSAMVLARGDAIAGALLLLLADRGVLSGIAERMWRFDGGYGLDFVGPTDPDKPGVAADYIARRRKSDPDLWAVEIDHPEAERIAGEVLL; the protein is encoded by the coding sequence ATGACCGAGCCGCGGCCCGCCACCGGGCTGCTCGTCTCGGCGCTGATCCGCCGGATTGAGGCCGAGGGCGGCTCTGCGATGGTGCTCGCCAGGGGTGACGCGATCGCGGGCGCGCTGCTGCTGCTGCTGGCGGACCGCGGCGTGCTGTCTGGAATCGCGGAACGCATGTGGCGCTTCGACGGCGGCTATGGGCTGGACTTTGTAGGGCCCACCGATCCGGACAAACCGGGGGTCGCCGCCGACTATATCGCCCGCCGCCGCAAGTCCGACCCCGACCTGTGGGCGGTCGAGATCGATCATCCGGAAGCGGAGCGGATCGCGGGCGAGGTGCTGCTGTGA
- a CDS encoding PaaI family thioesterase — translation MTGETGAEAHYRALESLYAAAPINRLFTSRLEIPREGESRIHFEIEPSHYHAAGAAHGTTYFKMLDDAAFYAANSLVNDFFLLTTAFNLLLTRPLKAGPITAEGRWVNGRRRVLVADARLIDAEGEEVARGTGTFMRSRIRLASLPGYARS, via the coding sequence ATGACCGGCGAGACCGGCGCCGAAGCGCATTATCGCGCACTCGAGTCGCTCTATGCGGCGGCGCCGATCAACCGGCTGTTCACATCCCGGCTGGAGATTCCGCGCGAAGGGGAGTCGCGCATCCACTTCGAGATCGAGCCGAGCCATTATCACGCCGCCGGCGCGGCCCATGGCACCACCTATTTCAAGATGCTCGACGATGCCGCCTTCTATGCGGCGAACAGCCTGGTCAATGATTTCTTCCTGCTGACCACCGCCTTCAACCTGCTGCTGACCCGCCCGCTGAAGGCCGGGCCGATCACCGCCGAGGGCCGCTGGGTCAACGGCCGCCGCCGGGTGCTGGTCGCCGATGCGCGGCTGATCGATGCCGAGGGGGAGGAGGTGGCGCGCGGCACCGGCACCTTCATGCGATCGCGCATCCGCCTGGCCTCGCTGCCCGGTTACGCCCGCTCGTGA
- a CDS encoding PTS sugar transporter subunit IIA → MTDSKSMDDLSDLLSPQAIQAALVVPNKKALFQQLAGHATKLVDADARMIVDRLVERERLGSTGFGGGIAIPHGKIEGLDRVVGLFARLGTPIDFAAIDDLPVDLVFLLLSPVDAGVEHLKALARVSRRLRDKAFVAKLRGAGSDDALYALFATGEARDAA, encoded by the coding sequence ATGACTGACAGCAAATCGATGGACGACCTGAGCGACCTGTTGTCGCCTCAGGCGATACAGGCCGCGTTGGTCGTCCCGAACAAAAAGGCGCTGTTCCAGCAGCTTGCCGGTCATGCCACGAAGCTGGTGGATGCCGATGCGCGGATGATCGTCGATCGCCTCGTCGAACGCGAGCGGCTGGGCTCTACCGGCTTCGGCGGCGGCATCGCCATCCCGCATGGGAAGATCGAGGGGCTCGATCGAGTCGTGGGCCTGTTCGCCCGACTCGGCACCCCGATCGACTTCGCCGCGATCGACGATCTGCCGGTCGATCTGGTGTTCCTGCTGCTGTCGCCGGTCGATGCCGGCGTCGAGCATCTGAAGGCGCTCGCCCGGGTCAGCCGCCGGCTGCGCGACAAGGCCTTCGTCGCCAAGTTGCGGGGTGCCGGATCGGACGACGCGCTCTATGCGCTGTTTGCCACCGGCGAGGCCCGCGACGCCGCCTGA
- the hpf gene encoding ribosome hibernation-promoting factor, HPF/YfiA family, producing the protein MEIRVSGHQVNTGDALRTHVEDRLHAIADKYFSRSLSAHVTFGRGQHGNGFSCDIVAHVMHGVILKGSGHAMEAHPSFDQAADRVETQLRRYMNRLKSRNGASVMPSLEAIDDNAGYTVFEAPREEEEESGDSPVIIAETRVDVPDASVSDAVMMLDLRNTTALLFRNSGTGAFNMVYRRSDGTIGWVEPSRAAG; encoded by the coding sequence ATGGAAATTCGTGTTTCGGGACATCAGGTCAACACGGGCGACGCCCTTCGCACCCATGTCGAGGACCGGCTCCACGCGATCGCCGACAAATATTTCTCGCGAAGTCTCTCCGCCCATGTGACCTTCGGCCGGGGCCAGCACGGCAACGGCTTCTCCTGCGACATCGTGGCCCACGTCATGCACGGCGTGATCCTGAAGGGATCGGGCCATGCGATGGAGGCGCATCCGAGCTTCGACCAGGCCGCCGATCGGGTCGAGACCCAGCTGCGCCGCTACATGAACCGGCTGAAATCGCGCAACGGCGCCAGTGTCATGCCTTCGCTCGAGGCGATTGATGACAATGCCGGCTATACGGTGTTCGAAGCGCCGCGCGAGGAAGAGGAGGAAAGCGGCGACAGCCCGGTGATCATCGCGGAGACCCGCGTCGATGTTCCCGATGCCTCCGTTTCGGATGCGGTGATGATGCTGGATTTGCGAAATACCACCGCGCTTCTTTTCCGAAATTCTGGTACCGGCGCCTTCAATATGGTGTATCGGCGCAGTGACGGCACGATCGGCTGGGTGGAGCCGAGCCGGGCAGCCGGATAA
- the dnaQ gene encoding DNA polymerase III subunit epsilon, whose protein sequence is MREIVFDTETTGLNPATGDRLVEIGCIELINRVETGRTYHCYFNPQRSMPIEAENVHGLSERFLSDKPLFADKVEELLEFIGDSPLVAHNAGFDFGFLNAELGLCSREAICLTRMIDTVAIARKVHPGAKHTLDALCTRYGIDRSHRVKHGALLDAQLLAQLYVELTGGRQIGLSIGEVIVEETIIVATTRAAVAARTIRAIRPHHASEEELERHKAFIEKLDSPLWLEGAAA, encoded by the coding sequence ATGCGCGAGATCGTCTTTGATACCGAAACGACCGGCCTCAACCCCGCAACGGGCGACCGGCTGGTCGAAATAGGCTGTATCGAACTGATCAACCGGGTCGAGACCGGGCGCACCTATCATTGCTATTTCAACCCGCAGCGTTCGATGCCGATCGAGGCGGAGAATGTCCACGGCCTGTCCGAACGCTTCCTGAGCGACAAGCCCCTGTTCGCCGACAAGGTGGAGGAGCTGCTGGAGTTCATCGGCGATTCGCCGCTCGTCGCGCACAATGCCGGCTTCGACTTCGGCTTCCTCAACGCAGAGCTGGGGCTGTGCAGCCGCGAGGCAATCTGCCTGACGCGGATGATCGACACCGTCGCGATCGCCCGCAAGGTCCACCCCGGTGCCAAGCACACGCTGGACGCGCTGTGCACCCGCTACGGGATCGATCGCAGCCATCGCGTCAAGCATGGCGCGCTGCTCGACGCGCAGCTGCTGGCGCAACTCTATGTCGAACTGACCGGCGGCCGCCAGATCGGCCTGTCGATCGGAGAGGTGATCGTCGAGGAGACGATCATCGTCGCCACCACGCGCGCGGCTGTCGCCGCCCGCACCATCAGGGCGATCCGCCCCCATCATGCCAGCGAGGAGGAACTGGAGAGACACAAGGCGTTTATCGAGAAGCTGGATTCGCCGCTCTGGCTGGAAGGTGCCGCTGCCTGA
- the coaE gene encoding dephospho-CoA kinase (Dephospho-CoA kinase (CoaE) performs the final step in coenzyme A biosynthesis.) — protein MIVLGLTGSIGMGKSTVAKMFVRSGVPLFDADAEVHRLQGRNGRLVAAIEQAFPGTASPHGIDRAVLSKYVLGDREALRRLERIVHPAVAESRRIFLRRHRSRPLVVLDIPLLFEKKGWRQVDAIAVVSAPAWKQARRVLARPGMNPLKLKHIRSLQLPDHKKRARADFVIDNGGTIDRTRRSIRHLVTCLSAHGVRYCRHARDRL, from the coding sequence ATGATCGTCCTCGGCCTCACCGGATCGATCGGCATGGGCAAGTCGACGGTGGCGAAGATGTTCGTCCGCTCGGGCGTGCCGCTGTTCGACGCCGATGCCGAGGTCCACCGGCTGCAGGGCCGGAACGGACGGCTGGTGGCGGCGATCGAGCAGGCCTTCCCCGGCACCGCCAGCCCCCACGGCATCGATCGCGCGGTGCTCTCCAAATATGTGCTCGGCGACCGCGAGGCGCTGCGCCGGCTCGAACGCATCGTCCATCCCGCCGTGGCCGAGTCGCGCCGTATCTTCCTGCGCCGGCACCGCTCCCGGCCGCTGGTCGTGCTCGATATCCCGCTGCTGTTCGAGAAGAAGGGCTGGCGCCAGGTCGACGCCATCGCCGTGGTCTCAGCCCCGGCCTGGAAACAGGCCCGCCGCGTACTGGCAAGGCCGGGCATGAACCCCTTGAAACTCAAGCATATCCGATCGCTGCAGCTGCCCGATCACAAGAAGCGGGCGCGTGCCGATTTCGTGATAGACAATGGCGGCACGATCGATCGGACGCGGCGCTCGATCCGTCATCTCGTCACTTGCCTCTCGGCGCATGGAGTCCGATATTGTCGGCATGCGCGAGATCGTCTTTGA
- the aroE gene encoding shikimate dehydrogenase: MSDVPFAEVIGDPISHSKSPMIHNFWLERAGIQAEYRASHVKPEDLWTFFEDRRRNPLWRGCNVTIPHKQAVMKLLDRIDPAAERIGAVNTVVPEDGKLVGYNTDYIGFLEPLQPLLAQNHLFRMARIIGSGGAAKAVALALHDHGFTCVIIARDIEKAKALRESFEPDDRLVAPLDIFAEPTDFPFDDREGILDLVVNTTSLGMKGQPPLLLDFSHVPPNSVIYDIVYAPLETPLLAEGRARGLRAIDGLHMLVGQAAAAFERFFGRPAPRDADDRLRAMLIA; this comes from the coding sequence ATGAGCGACGTGCCATTTGCCGAGGTGATCGGCGATCCGATCAGCCATTCCAAATCGCCGATGATCCACAATTTCTGGCTCGAACGTGCTGGAATCCAGGCGGAATATCGCGCTTCTCATGTGAAGCCTGAAGATCTTTGGACGTTTTTCGAGGATCGCCGCCGAAACCCTTTGTGGCGCGGCTGCAATGTCACGATTCCGCACAAGCAGGCGGTGATGAAACTGCTCGACCGGATCGATCCTGCCGCCGAGCGGATCGGCGCGGTCAACACGGTGGTTCCCGAGGATGGCAAGCTCGTCGGCTATAATACGGATTATATTGGCTTTCTCGAACCGCTTCAGCCGTTGCTGGCGCAGAACCACCTGTTCCGCATGGCGCGGATCATCGGCTCGGGCGGGGCGGCCAAGGCGGTGGCCCTGGCGCTGCACGACCATGGTTTCACCTGCGTGATCATCGCCCGCGACATCGAGAAGGCGAAGGCACTGCGCGAGAGCTTCGAGCCCGACGACCGGCTGGTCGCCCCGCTCGACATCTTCGCCGAGCCGACCGACTTCCCGTTCGACGACCGCGAGGGGATACTCGACCTCGTCGTCAATACCACGTCGCTGGGCATGAAGGGCCAGCCGCCGCTGCTGCTCGACTTCAGCCATGTCCCGCCCAATTCGGTGATCTACGACATCGTCTATGCGCCGCTGGAGACGCCGCTGCTCGCCGAGGGCCGGGCGCGGGGGCTGCGCGCGATCGACGGGCTGCACATGCTGGTCGGCCAGGCGGCGGCGGCGTTCGAGCGCTTCTTCGGCCGCCCGGCCCCGCGCGATGCCGACGATCGGCTGCGGGCGATGCTGATCGCATGA
- a CDS encoding Maf family protein has translation MLAAAGVPHEAMAAAVDEESMKAGLRAEGVSPRNLADALAELKATKLSHRHPTDLVLGCDSTVAFEDGTMIDKAASREEQRDLLRRLSGTRHKLHSAAVICEGGVPVWRHVDSATLHVRALSDAFIDGYMEAEWPAIGHCVGGYRIEGLGAQLFARIEGSQFTILGLPLLPLLDYLRTRGVIES, from the coding sequence ATGCTCGCCGCCGCCGGAGTGCCGCATGAGGCGATGGCCGCCGCCGTCGACGAGGAGTCGATGAAGGCCGGGCTGCGCGCCGAAGGGGTCTCGCCCCGCAACCTCGCCGACGCGCTGGCCGAGCTCAAGGCGACCAAGCTGTCGCATCGCCACCCGACCGATCTCGTCCTCGGCTGCGATTCCACGGTCGCCTTCGAGGACGGCACGATGATCGACAAGGCAGCGAGCCGCGAGGAACAGCGCGATCTGCTCAGGCGGCTGAGCGGCACCCGCCACAAGCTGCACAGCGCGGCGGTGATCTGCGAGGGCGGGGTGCCGGTGTGGCGCCATGTCGATAGCGCGACCCTGCATGTCCGGGCCCTCAGCGACGCCTTCATCGATGGCTATATGGAGGCCGAATGGCCGGCGATCGGCCATTGCGTCGGCGGTTACCGGATCGAGGGGCTGGGCGCGCAGCTCTTCGCGCGGATCGAGGGCAGCCAGTTCACCATATTAGGGCTGCCGCTCCTCCCCCTGCTCGACTATCTCCGGACGCGGGGAGTGATCGAGTCATGA
- a CDS encoding pyruvate, water dikinase regulatory protein produces MIRLHLHLLSDSTGETLENIAKAGLAQFEGVETIKHFWPMVRSQGHLDRILLEIAQRPGLVIFTLVNNEIRTRLESRCHALGLPSVSALDPVIDALSQLLGQQALARPGRQHMLDAAYYARVEAIQYTIAHDDGIASEDWEEADIILTGVSRSSKTPTSIYLANRGYKVANVPLVVESPPPASFYTLVHPLIVGLTTSPDRLIQIRRNRLLSLNQSPETAYVDQEKVVAELTFARRIFSDHGWPVIDVTRRSIEETAAAIINLVNERAAKNEGEGL; encoded by the coding sequence ATGATCCGCCTCCACCTTCATCTGCTGTCGGATTCGACCGGCGAGACGCTGGAGAATATCGCCAAGGCCGGGCTCGCCCAGTTCGAAGGCGTGGAGACGATCAAGCATTTCTGGCCGATGGTCCGCAGCCAGGGCCATCTCGACCGGATATTGCTGGAAATCGCGCAGCGGCCGGGCCTGGTGATCTTCACCCTGGTCAACAACGAGATCCGCACCCGGCTGGAATCGCGCTGCCACGCGCTGGGCCTGCCCAGCGTTTCGGCGCTCGATCCGGTGATCGACGCGCTGTCGCAGCTGCTGGGCCAGCAGGCCCTTGCCCGGCCCGGGCGGCAGCATATGTTGGACGCCGCCTATTATGCCCGGGTCGAGGCGATCCAGTACACGATCGCGCATGACGACGGCATCGCCTCGGAGGACTGGGAAGAAGCCGACATCATCCTGACCGGCGTGTCGCGCTCGTCCAAGACGCCGACCTCGATCTACCTCGCCAATCGCGGTTACAAGGTTGCGAACGTGCCGCTGGTCGTCGAATCGCCGCCGCCCGCGTCCTTCTATACGCTGGTCCATCCGCTGATCGTCGGGCTGACGACCAGCCCCGACCGGCTGATCCAGATCCGTCGCAACCGGCTGCTCTCGCTCAACCAGTCGCCCGAGACCGCCTATGTCGACCAGGAGAAGGTGGTTGCCGAACTGACCTTCGCGCGGCGCATCTTCTCCGACCATGGCTGGCCGGTGATCGACGTCACCCGCCGCTCGATCGAGGAGACCGCCGCGGCGATCATCAACCTCGTCAACGAGCGCGCGGCGAAAAACGAGGGTGAGGGGCTGTGA
- the hemE gene encoding uroporphyrinogen decarboxylase has translation MAALSAETRPLLAVLRGERRDPPPVWLMRQAGRYLPEYRALRASKGGFLELAYDSDAACEITMQPIRRFGFDGAILFSDILVIPHALGQDLRFEAGEGPRLSPTLVDRTLDSLTPAPELLEPIYGTIRKVREQLPATTTFLGFAGSPWTVATYMVAGQGSKEQAETRRMAYRDPAAFQAIIDALVDATADYLSRQVEAGVDAVQLFDSWSGSLAPREFERWVVAPTAELAKRLHARHPGTPIIGFPKGAGGKLPAYARETGVDAVGLDETVDPVWADASLPEGLPVQGNLDPLALITGGARLDEAIDAIRGAFAERPHVFNLGHGIQLDTPIAHVEQLLGRLRG, from the coding sequence ATGGCAGCCCTGTCCGCCGAGACGCGCCCCCTGCTTGCCGTGCTCCGGGGCGAGCGCCGCGATCCCCCGCCGGTCTGGCTGATGCGCCAGGCGGGGCGCTACCTGCCCGAATATCGCGCGCTCCGGGCCAGCAAGGGCGGCTTCCTCGAACTGGCCTATGACAGCGACGCCGCCTGCGAGATCACGATGCAGCCGATCCGCCGCTTCGGCTTCGACGGGGCGATCCTGTTCTCCGACATCCTCGTCATCCCCCATGCGCTGGGCCAGGACCTGCGCTTCGAGGCGGGCGAGGGGCCGCGGCTGTCGCCGACGCTGGTCGATCGCACGCTCGACAGCCTGACGCCGGCGCCCGAGCTGCTCGAACCGATCTACGGCACGATCCGCAAGGTCCGCGAGCAGCTTCCGGCGACGACCACCTTCCTGGGCTTCGCGGGAAGCCCGTGGACGGTCGCGACCTACATGGTCGCCGGGCAGGGCAGCAAGGAACAGGCCGAGACGCGGCGCATGGCCTATCGCGATCCGGCCGCCTTCCAGGCGATCATCGATGCGCTGGTCGACGCGACCGCCGATTATCTGTCGAGGCAGGTCGAGGCCGGGGTCGACGCGGTGCAGCTGTTCGACAGCTGGTCGGGCAGCCTCGCCCCTCGCGAGTTCGAGCGCTGGGTGGTGGCGCCCACCGCCGAGCTGGCGAAACGGCTCCACGCCCGCCATCCGGGCACGCCGATCATCGGTTTCCCCAAGGGCGCGGGCGGCAAGCTGCCCGCCTATGCGCGGGAGACGGGGGTGGACGCGGTCGGGCTGGACGAGACGGTCGATCCGGTCTGGGCCGATGCCAGCCTGCCGGAGGGGCTGCCGGTGCAAGGCAATCTCGATCCGCTCGCGCTGATCACGGGCGGAGCGCGGCTCGACGAGGCGATCGATGCGATCAGGGGGGCTTTCGCGGAGCGCCCGCATGTGTTCAACCTGGGCCATGGCATCCAGCTCGACACGCCGATCGCGCATGTCGAGCAGTTGCTCGGCCGGCTAAGGGGCTAG
- a CDS encoding CopD family protein, which yields MFMGFLGNAYPWVKAAHLIFVIFWMAGLFMLPRFFIYHSASAPGSAEDRAWVERERRLRAIIITPAMILVWLFGLALAFDQDLWGVHWFQAKFATVFLLSGYHGWMIGYGRRMASGYRPASDTALRFMNEAPAIATAIVVILVIVRPF from the coding sequence ATGTTCATGGGATTTCTCGGCAATGCCTATCCCTGGGTGAAGGCGGCCCACCTCATCTTCGTGATCTTCTGGATGGCGGGGCTGTTCATGCTGCCGCGCTTCTTCATCTACCACAGCGCGAGCGCGCCGGGCTCGGCCGAGGACCGTGCCTGGGTGGAGCGCGAGCGGCGGCTGCGCGCGATCATCATCACGCCGGCGATGATCCTGGTCTGGCTGTTCGGGCTCGCGCTTGCCTTCGATCAGGATCTTTGGGGGGTCCACTGGTTCCAGGCGAAGTTCGCCACGGTCTTCCTGCTGTCGGGCTATCATGGCTGGATGATCGGCTATGGCAGGCGCATGGCTTCGGGCTATCGGCCCGCGTCCGATACCGCGTTGCGCTTCATGAACGAGGCCCCCGCCATCGCCACCGCGATCGTCGTCATCCTGGTGATCGTCCGCCCCTTCTGA